A genome region from Bacteroidetes Order II. bacterium includes the following:
- a CDS encoding T9SS type A sorting domain-containing protein: MKTRHILIVALNLMLCTASTKAQITFPTSTTTAEARVVKNTDLPDLPTTQTQEIDDIETHFHEFNPIIVNAISNILNYGVNVACFQDQNGVKFIIENKNGTKGIYEMKLVNGTYTLALASNVVQPNIAGNLDYEFTDKDGSLVFWDKGQSMFKRMVSTKDANGVVSYSFVDLDSLGINEGIFELNGKKIYFDGNSQKFYDNKDQQGNSLIQFSSILQKFQVIKYTINGVSKDYLVLAGKPLGGSDGMYLMDENGVFAEQNGEKINLIKSFPSIDFTEFNVYKTTKGEMLMAIKEIAFTNGVKEYKWSLLNTSTGQKYEMQYTGTQSTQSAFKEGAPTIVEINGKFYPMFTDGVRTYVYEIPDGSIPSWSPTLTTFVQTLNTTEDAPAKTINLSPLGSNLDLVKLRFTFSPVSLGTLTADAVSNKLTFTPAKDANGTGTITIKHDGLADQTVAITITPVNDAPILGSVTLYNNVTAGISGLLAQIPASDIENDALTATFIGTFDANLFNVSVVGGNVEIRSKTTTPARTYSGKIIVDDGKGGIIEKDVSVEVKEAGLSPTWGNDTSINAMKSALQFINEETTQTYDLKQVLLNISDWTSVRVSINKPNLVTATVKNNGMLEIKIAKGFTGRFDISIQPPSLVTQVIESQSFYATLNESYGRNFYTNTTGIKKVELNTLFPDDAVLNWTLTSKDLFNPNTTKIEGGYLYFAFLPNLTINQGQYLISVFSPKHNSNFGANVNIFYPEIDSPNITNVTLSRTKDNDFDILPLGRGNAGTYPNAFYNWAVKANMISTNDLGKPVPAKLILELRNESFELLERKIIKSDVLDPNRSSEIVSITPADLKKHFSAATKMYPVFGYSVEMTHLGDGVTKIFDDLTFTTATPIPIQAPIANESESPTNFSISGVYPNPFSTIGTVSFSLPQAQTVKIRVYDVLGREVLPLVSLPLGAGHHTHTLDAKLLSAGIYFLHFQAGDLQQIRKFTLQRPKN, from the coding sequence CCACTACAGCAGAAGCCCGCGTTGTAAAAAATACAGATCTACCCGATCTTCCTACTACCCAAACTCAAGAAATAGATGATATAGAAACGCACTTCCATGAATTTAATCCTATTATAGTAAATGCAATAAGCAATATTTTAAATTACGGAGTAAATGTTGCATGTTTTCAGGATCAAAATGGAGTTAAATTTATTATTGAAAATAAAAATGGAACAAAAGGAATTTATGAAATGAAGCTTGTAAATGGTACTTATACACTTGCTCTTGCAAGCAATGTAGTCCAACCAAACATCGCTGGAAATCTTGATTATGAATTCACCGACAAAGATGGCAGTCTCGTCTTCTGGGACAAAGGACAAAGCATGTTCAAAAGGATGGTCTCGACAAAAGATGCAAATGGTGTAGTGAGTTATTCTTTTGTAGATTTGGATAGTTTGGGTATTAATGAAGGAATTTTTGAGCTGAATGGGAAGAAAATATATTTTGATGGAAATTCACAAAAATTTTATGATAATAAAGACCAACAGGGGAATTCTCTTATACAATTTAGTAGTATTCTACAGAAATTCCAAGTGATTAAATATACTATCAATGGTGTCTCAAAAGATTATTTAGTTCTTGCAGGAAAGCCTTTAGGAGGAAGTGATGGCATGTATCTCATGGATGAAAACGGTGTTTTTGCCGAACAAAATGGCGAAAAAATTAATTTAATAAAATCATTCCCATCCATAGATTTCACAGAATTTAATGTTTATAAAACAACAAAAGGTGAAATGCTCATGGCTATCAAAGAAATTGCATTTACAAATGGAGTCAAAGAATACAAGTGGTCACTACTCAATACTTCTACCGGTCAGAAATATGAAATGCAATACACCGGAACTCAATCTACCCAAAGTGCTTTCAAAGAAGGAGCCCCTACCATTGTTGAAATAAATGGCAAATTCTATCCTATGTTCACCGATGGCGTCAGAACATATGTCTATGAAATCCCAGACGGTTCTATCCCTTCTTGGTCTCCTACACTCACTACCTTCGTCCAAACCCTCAATACCACAGAAGACGCACCTGCAAAAACCATCAATCTTTCGCCCCTTGGCTCAAACCTCGATCTTGTCAAACTCCGTTTTACCTTTTCGCCTGTCAGTCTTGGCACACTCACCGCAGATGCTGTTAGCAATAAACTGACCTTTACACCTGCAAAAGATGCAAACGGTACGGGAACTATCACCATCAAACATGATGGACTTGCCGATCAGACAGTAGCCATTACCATCACTCCCGTAAATGATGCCCCAATACTTGGTTCTGTCACCCTCTACAACAACGTTACGGCGGGCATTTCAGGACTTCTTGCCCAAATTCCTGCTTCCGACATCGAAAATGATGCCCTGACAGCAACGTTTATTGGCACTTTCGATGCAAACCTGTTTAATGTTAGCGTGGTAGGTGGCAATGTAGAAATACGCTCAAAAACAACAACGCCTGCTCGCACGTATTCGGGGAAGATAATAGTAGATGATGGCAAAGGAGGCATAATTGAGAAGGATGTGAGTGTGGAGGTGAAAGAGGCGGGATTGTCGCCTACATGGGGTAATGACACATCTATTAATGCCATGAAATCAGCATTACAATTTATTAATGAGGAAACGACTCAAACCTATGATTTAAAACAAGTACTACTCAATATCTCAGATTGGACGAGTGTACGTGTGTCAATAAATAAACCGAACTTAGTTACTGCTACAGTGAAAAACAATGGCATGCTTGAAATTAAGATCGCCAAAGGTTTTACTGGTCGCTTTGATATATCAATTCAACCACCAAGTTTGGTAACACAAGTAATTGAGTCTCAAAGTTTTTATGCAACTCTCAATGAAAGTTATGGAAGAAACTTTTATACAAACACCACAGGAATTAAAAAAGTTGAGCTGAATACTCTTTTCCCAGATGATGCTGTTCTTAACTGGACTCTTACATCCAAAGATTTATTTAACCCAAATACTACCAAAATAGAAGGCGGATATCTTTACTTTGCATTTTTACCCAATCTTACTATCAACCAAGGTCAATATTTGATTTCTGTATTTTCTCCGAAGCACAATAGTAACTTTGGGGCGAATGTAAATATATTTTATCCCGAAATTGATTCTCCAAATATCACCAATGTTACACTAAGCAGAACAAAAGACAATGACTTTGATATACTTCCGCTTGGACGAGGCAATGCGGGAACATATCCTAATGCTTTTTATAATTGGGCAGTAAAAGCCAATATGATCTCGACTAATGATTTAGGCAAGCCTGTTCCTGCAAAACTAATACTTGAATTGCGAAATGAAAGTTTTGAATTATTGGAACGAAAAATCATTAAGTCAGATGTTTTAGACCCCAATCGTTCTTCAGAGATCGTATCTATAACACCAGCAGACCTGAAAAAGCATTTTTCAGCAGCGACCAAAATGTACCCCGTTTTTGGATATAGTGTAGAAATGACGCATCTGGGAGACGGTGTTACAAAGATTTTTGATGATTTAACCTTTACTACTGCAACCCCAATCCCAATTCAAGCCCCCATCGCCAACGAATCCGAATCACCAACAAATTTTTCTATTTCAGGTGTTTACCCCAACCCATTTTCTACCATTGGTACGGTATCTTTTAGCCTTCCACAGGCGCAAACGGTAAAAATTCGGGTATATGATGTTTTGGGGCGCGAGGTACTGCCCTTGGTTTCGTTGCCACTGGGTGCAGGCCATCATACGCATACCTTAGATGCCAAATTGCTGTCTGCGGGCATCTATTTCCTGCATTTTCAGGCAGGGGACTTACAACAGATCAGGAA